A DNA window from Chthonomonas sp. contains the following coding sequences:
- a CDS encoding redoxin domain-containing protein: MARRPWLAAIFPLTLLAGCQAPPPPIHPSLDPANAKIDPSKIHPVTREMSAEAEAMSAKKLPEFRLRSTDGTVVTNADLVKIPTVLYFVNLECPCCVDSNPLFRDLAKAGMPIRVIGVADGPLDKAKKWVKANETGYPVLADPLQTLMRALKIRNGVYFAVISPNGSISKIEPGVSADVMAQTVARLGEIGEFSAPRLNWDKAPERLTSGCAFSWTE; the protein is encoded by the coding sequence ATGGCGCGTCGCCCTTGGCTAGCCGCGATTTTTCCCCTGACCCTGCTCGCGGGCTGTCAGGCCCCGCCGCCGCCGATCCACCCTAGTTTAGACCCGGCAAACGCCAAGATCGACCCGAGCAAGATACACCCCGTGACGCGCGAAATGAGCGCGGAAGCCGAGGCGATGTCCGCGAAGAAGCTGCCGGAGTTTCGCTTGCGATCCACCGACGGAACGGTGGTAACCAACGCTGATCTCGTCAAAATTCCCACGGTCCTCTACTTCGTGAACCTGGAGTGCCCCTGCTGCGTGGATTCGAACCCCCTGTTTCGTGACTTGGCGAAGGCGGGGATGCCCATCCGCGTCATCGGCGTGGCCGACGGTCCGCTGGACAAAGCCAAGAAGTGGGTGAAGGCGAACGAAACGGGCTACCCGGTGCTGGCCGACCCCCTGCAAACCCTCATGCGGGCTCTGAAAATACGCAACGGTGTGTACTTCGCCGTGATTTCACCAAATGGTTCAATATCGAAGATTGAACCGGGTGTGAGCGCCGACGTGATGGCGCAAACCGTGGCGCGCCTGGGCGAAATCGGCGAGTTCTCGGCACCCCGGTTGAACTGGGATAAGGCTCCCGAACGCCTCACCAGCGGTTGCGCCTTCAGCTGGACGGAGTGA
- the hflX gene encoding GTPase HflX, translating into MPGQQEKVEDKVFLVYVNEDAADDEIVEAELEGLCESANLKVVGSMRQRVDRPTTATYLGSGKVIELAAHVADAKPDLVIFDCELSGVQGRNVQEGIKCPLVDRTQLILDIFARRARTKEGMLQVELAQLSYLKPRLMSVYTKFERQKGGIGMRGPGETKLESDRRMVDDKIARLKRDIEEVRKQRASQRLQRRKYPFPFATIVGYTSAGKSTLMNRLCGTELLADAMPFATLDPTTRKVELPDGYSLFLTDTVGFIRNLPTHLVAAFRATLEEIAYSDILLHVIDLSAEDWEVQRDAVDETLAMIGIEDQPILMVFNKIDALPDRAELSMLVASYPNSVALSAKTGEGVTDLMATLKKMVQDHLGWVRALVPYDKSSLIDQCYQYGRVHQVDYRDDGIFVMAELVREMRGLLAPYTINVETNAGVAE; encoded by the coding sequence ATGCCTGGACAACAGGAAAAAGTTGAAGACAAGGTGTTTCTTGTCTATGTAAATGAGGATGCCGCGGACGACGAAATCGTCGAAGCGGAGTTAGAGGGCCTTTGCGAGAGCGCGAACCTGAAGGTTGTGGGTTCCATGCGTCAGCGCGTGGATCGCCCGACCACGGCGACGTACCTCGGCTCGGGCAAGGTGATTGAACTCGCCGCGCACGTCGCCGACGCCAAGCCCGACCTCGTGATTTTTGATTGCGAGCTCAGCGGGGTGCAGGGCCGTAATGTGCAAGAGGGCATCAAATGCCCGCTCGTGGATCGCACTCAGCTGATTCTCGACATCTTCGCTCGTCGCGCCCGCACCAAAGAAGGGATGCTCCAGGTGGAACTGGCTCAGCTCAGCTATCTGAAGCCGCGCCTGATGAGCGTCTACACCAAGTTCGAACGGCAAAAGGGCGGCATTGGGATGCGCGGCCCGGGGGAAACCAAGTTGGAATCCGACCGCCGAATGGTGGACGACAAGATCGCTCGCCTGAAGCGCGACATCGAGGAAGTGCGCAAGCAGCGCGCCAGCCAACGGTTGCAGCGGCGGAAATATCCGTTCCCGTTCGCCACGATCGTCGGCTATACGAGTGCGGGGAAGTCCACTTTGATGAACCGCTTGTGTGGCACCGAGCTGCTCGCCGACGCGATGCCGTTTGCCACGCTCGACCCGACGACTCGCAAGGTGGAGTTGCCGGACGGCTACTCGCTGTTCCTCACCGATACGGTCGGGTTTATTCGGAACCTGCCGACGCACTTGGTCGCGGCGTTCCGCGCCACCTTGGAGGAAATCGCCTACTCGGACATTCTCCTCCACGTGATCGACCTGAGCGCCGAAGATTGGGAAGTTCAGCGCGACGCGGTGGACGAAACCTTGGCCATGATCGGCATCGAAGATCAACCAATTCTGATGGTGTTCAACAAGATTGACGCGCTGCCGGACCGAGCCGAACTCAGCATGTTGGTGGCGAGCTATCCGAACAGCGTGGCGCTTTCGGCGAAAACCGGCGAAGGCGTGACCGACCTGATGGCGACGCTCAAGAAGATGGTGCAGGATCACCTCGGCTGGGTCCGCGCGCTGGTGCCGTACGACAAGAGCAGCCTCATCGATCAGTGCTATCAATATGGCCGTGTGCATCAGGTGGACTATCGCGACGACGGCATCTTTGTGATGGCCGAATTGGTGCGCGAAATGCGCGGTTTGCTGGCGCCCTACACAATTAATGTGGAGACAAACGCCGGAGTTGCCGAGTAG
- a CDS encoding PspA/IM30 family protein, translated as MKRFFRWLKALFNRGMDKLEDPEIMLDQAKRDMQEALIQNREKAVQAIAQRNRLQAMYDEQVRKAAQLENQAAAALKQGNRDLARNFIREKATTDASLESLKPTLAAATETVEQVKIAIKRQEEEIRKKVAEALALKAQWKTAQIQSSITKALDGLTFENEYEGSFAAARDRIKDKQAEASARQEMFGQSVQGKIMAMEDAAMDLTADAELAKLEERLGLATPAAATTEVPAATTDVDSQLDELEKRLNQGQ; from the coding sequence ATGAAGCGCTTTTTTCGATGGCTAAAGGCCCTTTTCAACCGGGGCATGGACAAACTGGAAGATCCAGAAATCATGCTCGATCAGGCCAAACGCGACATGCAAGAGGCGCTGATTCAGAACCGCGAAAAGGCGGTGCAGGCGATCGCCCAGCGCAACCGCTTGCAGGCAATGTACGACGAGCAGGTCCGCAAGGCCGCGCAACTGGAGAATCAGGCTGCCGCTGCGCTGAAGCAAGGCAACCGCGATTTGGCCCGCAACTTTATTCGCGAAAAGGCAACCACGGATGCCTCGCTTGAATCGCTGAAGCCGACGCTCGCCGCCGCCACCGAAACGGTGGAGCAGGTGAAGATCGCCATTAAGCGCCAAGAGGAAGAAATCCGCAAGAAGGTTGCTGAGGCGCTTGCGCTCAAGGCCCAGTGGAAGACCGCGCAGATTCAGTCGAGCATCACCAAGGCGCTCGACGGCCTGACGTTCGAAAACGAGTACGAAGGCTCCTTTGCCGCGGCGCGCGATCGCATTAAGGATAAGCAGGCGGAGGCGTCTGCCCGTCAGGAAATGTTTGGCCAAAGCGTGCAAGGCAAGATCATGGCGATGGAAGACGCCGCCATGGACCTGACCGCCGACGCCGAACTCGCCAAGCTGGAAGAGCGACTCGGGCTCGCCACTCCGGCGGCCGCCACGACCGAAGTTCCGGCGGCGACCACCGACGTGGATTCGCAACTGGACGAGCTCGAAAAGCGACTAAACCAGGGTCAATAA
- the dapF gene encoding diaminopimelate epimerase encodes MSVPFAKVQAIGNDFVLFQAADVVDFDLATLAIEACERRYGIGADGMLVLDVLTPNFAQLRMFNADGTEDFCGNGLRCAVNYAVNHMDSNRSFVVEQMERQVRCTYEPGNIQVELPAASFAPRDVPTVLDEEVWDVNQTVDDREFALSALSTGSTHTIIFVNELPDDATFLRYSPIIENHEWFPERTSVMWTQVMAGDHLRIRIWERGVGETLGCGTGSTAAAVAYLRREGRGGAVRVENPGGAVTVSAESWDSPLTLAGDAQTVYQGELRLRQPLTSFVS; translated from the coding sequence ATGAGCGTCCCCTTTGCCAAAGTTCAGGCGATTGGGAATGACTTTGTGTTATTCCAAGCCGCCGACGTTGTAGATTTCGATCTCGCGACCCTCGCCATTGAAGCCTGCGAGCGCCGATACGGCATCGGCGCCGACGGCATGCTCGTGCTCGATGTGTTGACGCCGAACTTCGCTCAGCTTCGGATGTTCAACGCCGACGGCACCGAGGACTTCTGCGGCAACGGTCTGCGGTGCGCGGTGAACTATGCTGTTAACCATATGGATAGTAACCGCTCGTTCGTGGTGGAACAAATGGAGCGACAAGTCCGGTGCACCTACGAGCCTGGCAATATCCAAGTGGAGTTGCCCGCCGCCTCGTTCGCTCCGCGCGACGTGCCAACCGTGCTCGACGAAGAAGTCTGGGATGTTAACCAAACGGTTGACGACCGCGAATTCGCGCTCTCCGCGCTCAGCACTGGCAGCACGCACACGATCATTTTTGTCAACGAGCTGCCGGACGACGCGACATTCTTGCGCTACAGCCCGATCATCGAAAACCACGAATGGTTCCCCGAACGCACGAGCGTGATGTGGACGCAAGTCATGGCGGGCGACCACCTGCGCATCCGCATTTGGGAGCGCGGCGTCGGCGAGACCCTTGGCTGTGGCACCGGATCAACCGCGGCGGCGGTCGCTTATCTGCGCCGCGAAGGGCGCGGCGGCGCGGTGCGGGTCGAGAATCCGGGCGGCGCGGTGACCGTTTCGGCCGAGTCTTGGGATAGCCCACTAACCCTAGCGGGCGATGCGCAGACGGTTTACCAAGGCGAACTTCGCCTGCGGCAGCCGCTTACTTCATTCGTTTCCTAA
- the lpxA gene encoding acyl-ACP--UDP-N-acetylglucosamine O-acyltransferase translates to MTTIHPTAVVDPKAELGEGVVVGPFSYVEAGAVLGDGCRLDSHVTVKLNTTLGARNFMGQGAVIGGDPQDRKFKGEPTFLKIGDDNTFREFVTIHRATGEGNTTIVGNNCFLMAFCHLGHNCVLHDDVTMANNAGCSGHVTVERLVTIGGMTGVHQFVRIGQVAMVGGMSRIVKDVPPFMIVKGDNEVQDINAVGLRRIGITSESRMALHKAAKFIFKSQLGLTHALEVVRREVKNTDEVETLIAFMERLFKGKNGRGDQP, encoded by the coding sequence TTGACCACGATCCACCCCACCGCCGTGGTGGACCCCAAGGCCGAACTCGGCGAGGGCGTCGTTGTTGGCCCGTTTAGCTATGTCGAGGCGGGGGCGGTGCTCGGCGACGGTTGCCGCTTGGATAGCCACGTCACGGTGAAGCTCAACACCACGCTCGGCGCGCGCAACTTTATGGGGCAGGGCGCGGTCATTGGTGGCGACCCGCAAGATCGTAAGTTCAAAGGCGAGCCCACGTTCCTTAAGATCGGGGACGACAACACGTTCCGCGAGTTCGTGACGATTCACCGCGCGACCGGCGAGGGCAACACCACGATCGTCGGCAACAACTGCTTTCTCATGGCGTTCTGCCACCTGGGCCACAACTGTGTGCTGCACGACGACGTGACGATGGCCAACAACGCCGGCTGTTCGGGGCACGTGACGGTCGAGCGGCTCGTGACGATCGGCGGAATGACCGGCGTGCACCAATTCGTCCGCATTGGCCAAGTCGCGATGGTCGGCGGAATGAGCCGGATTGTAAAGGATGTGCCTCCGTTTATGATCGTGAAAGGCGACAACGAGGTGCAAGACATCAATGCGGTGGGCTTGCGCCGCATCGGCATCACGAGCGAATCGCGGATGGCGCTGCACAAGGCGGCCAAGTTCATTTTCAAGTCCCAACTCGGACTGACGCACGCGTTGGAAGTCGTGCGTCGCGAGGTCAAAAACACCGACGAAGTAGAAACGCTCATCGCGTTTATGGAGCGGCTTTTTAAGGGCAAGAACGGTCGCGGCGACCAGCCGTGA
- the prpB gene encoding methylisocitrate lyase encodes MIHAPLARPGQQLRDLMAQGIVVMPGAFSALSALAAAKQGAQAVYLSGGAITNNLLGLPDIALTTLNEMAGVAAQACQAAPVPMICDADTGFGETWNVVRTVIEMERAGLAGIHLEDQVSPKRCGHLDGKDVIARDAMVSKVRAAVEAKRDSSFLIIARTDARNVEGLEAAVDRANAYADAGADAIFPEGLHDEAEFAAFRERVKVPLLANMTEFGKTPLIPAARFGELGYNMVIFPVTALRVMLKAIEEFYADLLATGTQAGWIDQMRTRKELYATIDYAEYESTDAAWAKLADK; translated from the coding sequence ATGATCCATGCTCCACTCGCCCGGCCCGGCCAGCAACTGCGCGACCTCATGGCGCAGGGCATTGTCGTGATGCCCGGGGCGTTCTCCGCGCTTTCGGCTCTGGCCGCCGCCAAGCAGGGTGCGCAAGCGGTTTACCTGAGCGGGGGCGCGATCACCAATAACCTTCTGGGCCTGCCCGATATCGCCCTGACCACGCTCAACGAAATGGCAGGCGTGGCGGCGCAGGCGTGCCAAGCCGCGCCGGTGCCCATGATCTGCGATGCCGATACCGGTTTCGGTGAGACGTGGAACGTGGTTCGCACGGTGATTGAGATGGAGCGGGCGGGCCTCGCCGGCATCCATTTGGAAGACCAAGTCAGCCCCAAGCGGTGTGGCCACCTCGATGGCAAGGATGTGATTGCGCGGGATGCCATGGTCAGCAAAGTGCGCGCGGCGGTGGAAGCGAAGCGCGACTCAAGTTTCTTAATCATCGCCCGGACGGACGCCCGGAATGTCGAGGGATTGGAGGCCGCGGTTGATCGTGCAAACGCTTACGCAGATGCGGGCGCCGACGCCATTTTCCCCGAAGGCCTCCACGACGAAGCCGAGTTTGCCGCGTTTCGCGAGCGGGTCAAAGTGCCCCTGCTGGCCAACATGACCGAGTTCGGCAAGACCCCGCTGATTCCCGCCGCGCGGTTTGGTGAGCTCGGCTACAACATGGTGATCTTCCCGGTCACCGCGCTGCGCGTGATGCTCAAGGCGATCGAGGAGTTTTACGCGGATCTGCTCGCGACCGGCACGCAGGCGGGTTGGATTGATCAGATGCGGACCCGCAAAGAGCTTTACGCCACGATTGACTATGCCGAATATGAGTCCACCGACGCCGCGTGGGCTAAACTTGCGGACAAATGA
- a CDS encoding 1-deoxy-D-xylulose-5-phosphate synthase: MSENYQFLRQIVDPRDLKKFSDKELLEVAQEVRQGIIERVSQTGGHFSSNLGTVELTVAMYAAYDVPPDKVVWDTGHQAYPHKMLTGRFDRFDTLRKHRGLSGFLKRDEHECDVFGAGHAGTAISAALGFAVARDQLGSQERVIAVTGDAAIVSGMSWEALNHAGDLGTDLCVVLNDNRMSIAPNVGALTNYFTRLRSRPMVQDFAQRAKRVVERMPSPMTRFAAGVRHGITHYFAPEETGTIFEEFGFEYIGPVDGHDLPTLLEIFRNVRELKGPLFVHALTVKGKGYEVAEEDARKWHGVTPFDAVSAEMVKPSGPVTFTQAFGEAACELAAEDEKIVAITAAMPDGTGLTGFGKQFPERYYDTGIAEQHAVTFAAALAAGGLKPFCAIYSTFLQRGFDQVLHDVCIQNLPVRFFLDRAGLVGDDGPTHHGAFDLSFLSCIPNLVIAAPRDTTELREMMRYCANYDQHPIAVRYPRGASDDRLPESRTPIQHGRAEVLGSPSNRTPQVTLVAIGSMVEVAWEAANRAAELGIGVEVINARFVRPLDSATILQHGRVTGRIITLEENVRTGGFGQQVLDAVHAAEPRIAVEIISLPDEFIEHGTQPIIRHGAGISAEAVLSRIQGMLATRLG; this comes from the coding sequence ATGAGCGAGAACTACCAATTTTTGCGCCAGATCGTGGACCCGCGCGATCTTAAGAAGTTCAGCGATAAAGAATTGCTCGAAGTCGCTCAGGAAGTGAGGCAGGGAATCATCGAGCGGGTGAGCCAAACCGGTGGCCACTTTAGCTCGAATCTCGGCACCGTTGAACTCACGGTCGCCATGTACGCGGCGTACGACGTGCCTCCCGACAAGGTCGTTTGGGACACCGGCCACCAGGCATATCCGCACAAAATGCTGACCGGCCGCTTCGATCGATTTGACACCCTGCGCAAGCATCGCGGCTTGAGCGGATTCTTGAAGCGCGACGAGCACGAGTGCGACGTGTTCGGGGCCGGACACGCCGGCACGGCCATCTCCGCGGCTCTCGGTTTTGCCGTCGCTCGCGATCAGCTAGGTAGTCAAGAGCGCGTGATCGCGGTAACCGGCGACGCCGCGATTGTCAGTGGCATGAGCTGGGAAGCGTTGAACCACGCCGGCGACCTCGGCACCGATCTCTGCGTGGTGCTGAACGATAACCGCATGAGCATTGCGCCGAACGTCGGCGCGCTTACCAACTACTTTACGCGGCTTCGCTCGCGCCCCATGGTGCAGGATTTTGCGCAGCGGGCCAAGCGCGTGGTGGAGCGCATGCCCAGCCCCATGACGCGGTTCGCCGCGGGCGTTCGCCACGGCATCACCCACTACTTTGCGCCCGAAGAAACTGGCACGATTTTTGAGGAGTTTGGCTTCGAATACATCGGTCCGGTTGACGGTCACGATTTGCCGACTCTGCTCGAGATTTTCCGCAACGTCCGCGAACTCAAAGGGCCGCTGTTTGTGCATGCTCTCACGGTCAAGGGTAAGGGCTACGAGGTGGCGGAGGAGGACGCCCGCAAATGGCACGGCGTCACCCCGTTTGATGCCGTGAGCGCCGAGATGGTGAAGCCGAGCGGGCCTGTCACCTTCACTCAGGCGTTCGGCGAGGCGGCCTGCGAGCTCGCTGCCGAAGACGAAAAGATCGTCGCGATCACCGCGGCCATGCCCGATGGAACCGGCCTTACCGGATTCGGGAAGCAGTTTCCCGAACGGTATTACGACACCGGCATTGCCGAGCAACACGCGGTCACCTTTGCCGCCGCCTTGGCGGCGGGCGGTCTCAAGCCGTTCTGCGCAATTTATTCGACCTTTTTGCAGCGCGGTTTCGACCAAGTCCTCCACGACGTTTGCATCCAAAATCTGCCGGTGCGCTTCTTCTTGGATCGCGCGGGACTGGTCGGCGACGACGGCCCGACTCACCATGGCGCGTTCGATTTGAGTTTCCTCTCGTGCATTCCGAACCTGGTGATCGCGGCGCCGCGCGACACCACCGAGCTTCGCGAGATGATGCGTTACTGCGCCAACTATGACCAGCATCCGATTGCCGTGCGCTACCCAAGAGGCGCGAGCGACGACCGCCTGCCGGAGAGCCGCACGCCGATTCAGCATGGCCGCGCGGAGGTGCTGGGCTCGCCATCCAATCGCACACCTCAGGTGACGTTGGTCGCCATTGGTAGCATGGTCGAAGTGGCTTGGGAAGCCGCGAATCGGGCCGCCGAGCTCGGAATCGGGGTCGAGGTCATCAACGCTCGCTTCGTCCGACCGCTGGACTCCGCCACGATTCTGCAGCATGGGCGCGTCACGGGTCGCATCATCACGCTCGAAGAGAATGTTCGCACGGGCGGCTTCGGGCAGCAGGTGCTGGACGCCGTTCACGCCGCCGAACCGCGGATTGCGGTGGAGATCATCTCGCTTCCGGACGAGTTTATCGAGCACGGGACGCAGCCGATCATTCGGCATGGAGCCGGGATCAGCGCCGAAGCGGTACTGAGCCGTATTCAGGGCATGCTCGCAACTCGGCTTGGGTAG
- a CDS encoding SUF system NifU family Fe-S cluster assembly protein: MDPDLNLLVDHGRSPRLRGRLPHPAHTMTVTNPLCQDTVTVDLSIKEGVIQDCRTDGEACAICTASASIMATRILHLSTEQAIELAATIRDAMTSPEPADLGDLNDLLDIRQYPMRVKCVTLPWHAMVGALGQTL; encoded by the coding sequence ATGGACCCCGATCTTAACCTTTTGGTTGATCACGGTCGCTCACCGCGTCTTCGCGGGCGACTTCCCCACCCGGCCCACACCATGACGGTGACCAACCCGCTATGCCAGGACACGGTGACGGTTGACTTGTCAATAAAAGAGGGGGTGATTCAAGATTGCCGGACCGACGGCGAGGCCTGCGCCATCTGCACGGCGAGTGCCTCGATTATGGCGACCCGAATTCTGCACCTCTCCACCGAGCAGGCGATTGAGTTGGCGGCTACGATCCGCGATGCGATGACCAGCCCCGAGCCCGCTGACCTGGGTGATTTGAACGACCTGCTGGACATTCGTCAATATCCCATGCGCGTCAAATGCGTCACCTTGCCGTGGCACGCGATGGTCGGCGCGCTCGGCCAGACGTTATAG
- a CDS encoding right-handed parallel beta-helix repeat-containing protein, translating to MLRAVSALLVLPALAAAQTIEITTSQRVKLPEGKLVSSSVDKPAIRIRGNNLSIDFGGQSLTSGLEKEQATGLGIEVIGKNVTIKNLKLSGYRVGLLAKNAPGLKLINCHLTDLYKPRLLSTPEAEDLSDWMSYHQNEKGEWLEKGAGVVIDTADNVTIEGCSVTESLNGLMLSRVRQARVTGSDFSRNSGVGIALYRTSESVIANNRVDFNLRGYSHGIYNRGQDSAGILLFEQCNENTVAFNSVTHSGDGLFLWAGQTTMDSGEGGCNDNIFAYNDFSHAPTNGIEATFSRNQFVGNLVMECWHGVWGGFSYDSLISGNIFAYNGQAIAIEHGQDNRIAGNSFWRDAEGVVLWAKAALPADWGYAKKRDCRSRDANIATNRFEEIAGAALSLSLTTGAQILQNQFASAGQVLKATADSSSTMRGNAGRGLPTESIQNLPGGTNDWQTSSLPILAYSDKNGTDLDPLGMSWEERKVYDRRWDRPLAEFRTLLASPEAKDLATKLKVKAEVPKLAGPRGRRVMVVGEWGPVATSATTIVARPKRGAQHTIELLGNAAPWNLVRQAGGPPVKAAGNKPELIKFSATEDQWAKMDFTIRTEEAEVRFREGSVALPWDVQFFRWDKDSDPRTATAAFRRVLGATPLKTVKLDRLWLGTNGAPTEGVPSDYFATVATADVSKIGGEVELSVTADDGVRVWLDDDMIMDEWRYQGPTNFRKTIKLDGKKTLRIEHFEIDGYTALQVKLRRR from the coding sequence ATGCTCCGCGCCGTTTCTGCGCTTCTCGTGTTGCCCGCCCTCGCGGCTGCCCAAACCATCGAGATCACCACCTCGCAACGGGTGAAACTCCCCGAAGGCAAGCTAGTGAGCTCCAGCGTGGACAAACCGGCCATTCGCATTCGCGGCAATAACTTGTCGATCGACTTCGGCGGCCAGTCACTCACCAGCGGGCTCGAAAAAGAGCAAGCCACGGGGCTTGGAATTGAGGTGATCGGCAAGAACGTGACCATTAAGAACCTCAAGCTCTCGGGGTATCGGGTCGGTTTGCTCGCCAAGAACGCGCCCGGGCTAAAGCTGATCAACTGCCACCTCACCGACCTCTACAAGCCGCGCCTGCTGAGCACGCCCGAGGCGGAGGACCTGAGCGATTGGATGAGCTACCACCAAAACGAAAAGGGGGAATGGCTCGAAAAGGGGGCGGGGGTCGTCATCGACACCGCCGACAATGTGACGATTGAGGGGTGCTCCGTCACGGAATCACTGAACGGACTGATGCTCTCGCGTGTGCGGCAAGCTCGGGTCACGGGTTCCGACTTCTCCCGCAACAGCGGCGTCGGCATCGCTTTGTACCGAACTTCGGAGTCGGTCATCGCCAACAATCGGGTGGATTTCAACCTGCGCGGCTACTCGCATGGCATCTACAATCGCGGTCAGGATAGTGCGGGCATTCTCTTGTTTGAGCAGTGCAACGAGAACACCGTGGCGTTCAACTCGGTCACGCACAGCGGCGACGGGCTGTTCCTTTGGGCTGGCCAAACGACCATGGATTCGGGCGAAGGCGGCTGCAACGACAACATCTTTGCCTACAACGACTTTAGCCACGCGCCGACCAACGGAATCGAAGCCACGTTCAGCCGCAACCAGTTTGTCGGCAACTTGGTGATGGAGTGCTGGCATGGCGTGTGGGGCGGGTTTAGCTACGACAGCCTGATCTCCGGCAACATTTTCGCGTACAACGGGCAGGCCATCGCGATTGAACACGGACAGGACAACCGCATTGCCGGCAACAGCTTTTGGCGCGACGCCGAAGGCGTGGTCCTGTGGGCGAAAGCGGCCTTGCCCGCCGATTGGGGATACGCCAAAAAGCGCGACTGCCGCAGCCGCGACGCCAACATTGCGACGAACCGGTTTGAAGAGATCGCCGGGGCCGCGCTATCGTTGAGCCTCACCACCGGCGCGCAGATTCTGCAGAACCAGTTCGCCAGCGCTGGGCAAGTCCTCAAAGCCACGGCGGATTCCAGCTCAACCATGCGCGGCAACGCCGGGCGCGGCTTGCCCACCGAGAGCATCCAGAATCTGCCGGGCGGCACCAACGATTGGCAAACGAGTTCGCTGCCGATTCTTGCCTACTCCGACAAAAACGGAACCGACCTCGACCCCCTCGGCATGAGTTGGGAAGAGCGCAAGGTGTACGACCGTCGATGGGATCGTCCCCTTGCCGAGTTCCGGACGCTGCTCGCCTCGCCGGAAGCGAAGGACCTCGCGACCAAGCTCAAGGTGAAGGCCGAGGTGCCCAAACTCGCGGGGCCGCGCGGGCGCCGAGTGATGGTGGTGGGCGAGTGGGGGCCGGTGGCCACCAGCGCGACCACGATCGTCGCCCGCCCCAAGCGCGGCGCGCAGCACACTATCGAACTGCTGGGCAACGCCGCGCCGTGGAACCTCGTGCGCCAGGCTGGTGGACCGCCCGTGAAAGCCGCCGGCAACAAGCCCGAGTTAATCAAGTTTTCCGCGACCGAAGACCAGTGGGCGAAAATGGACTTCACGATTCGTACGGAAGAAGCCGAAGTGCGCTTCCGCGAAGGCTCAGTCGCGCTGCCCTGGGATGTGCAGTTTTTCCGCTGGGATAAGGATAGCGATCCGCGAACGGCGACCGCTGCATTCCGCCGCGTCCTAGGCGCAACCCCGCTCAAGACCGTAAAGCTTGATCGGCTCTGGCTAGGCACCAACGGCGCTCCGACCGAGGGCGTTCCCAGCGACTACTTCGCGACCGTCGCCACCGCCGATGTCAGCAAAATCGGCGGCGAGGTGGAGCTCAGCGTGACCGCGGACGACGGTGTGCGGGTGTGGCTCGACGACGACATGATCATGGACGAGTGGCGCTATCAGGGCCCGACCAACTTCCGCAAAACAATCAAGCTCGATGGCAAGAAGACCTTGCGCATCGAGCATTTCGAGATTGATGGTTACACCGCGCTGCAGGTGAAACTGCGGCGGCGCTAA
- the fabZ gene encoding 3-hydroxyacyl-ACP dehydratase FabZ, whose protein sequence is MKTITEIMEYLPHRYPMLLVDRILEFEPGKRVKGLKNVTMNEEFFQGHYPGRPIMPGVLIIEAMAQAGAVILLADPTYQGRIPVIGAIDNVKFKRQIVPGDQLISEIELLWIKSGIGRIKCEGRVDEELAVSLELTFKLVEISA, encoded by the coding sequence ATGAAAACGATCACCGAGATCATGGAGTACTTGCCCCATCGCTACCCGATGTTGCTGGTGGACCGCATTCTGGAATTCGAGCCGGGCAAGCGGGTCAAGGGCCTCAAAAACGTGACCATGAACGAGGAGTTTTTCCAGGGTCACTACCCTGGGCGCCCCATCATGCCGGGTGTTCTCATTATCGAGGCGATGGCCCAAGCCGGCGCGGTGATTCTGCTCGCCGACCCCACTTATCAGGGCCGAATCCCGGTGATTGGCGCCATTGATAACGTCAAGTTTAAGCGTCAAATCGTACCGGGCGACCAGCTCATCAGCGAAATCGAATTGCTCTGGATCAAAAGCGGCATTGGCCGCATCAAGTGTGAGGGCCGCGTGGATGAGGAACTCGCCGTCAGCCTAGAGCTTACGTTCAAGCTCGTGGAGATTTCGGCTTGA